Genomic segment of Pseudothermotoga hypogea DSM 11164 = NBRC 106472:
GCGGCAACGTCGAACCAGCGAAAGGTGGCCTTCGTGGAGATAGCCCATCGTTGGAACGAAACCGATCTTCTTGCCCGCGGCTCGTTCCGACTCGGAGATCTGCTTCATTCTGGAAACCGTCTCGACAACAATCACAGAACCACCTTCTTCTGGCGGAGGCGGTGGGACTCGAACCCACAAGGGCCTCGCGGCCCACCGGTTTTCGAGACCGGCTCCTTAGCCAGTTCGGACACGCCTCCACACTTTGATTTTATCATTTTAATGTCTCATTGGGAAGCTATGAGCAGGATCTGTTTCACATCTTCCTTACCGAGCTTCTTCAGAACACCGAAGGATGGACCCTGTTTCATGACGTTCTCGACGATCCTGTCGATGTCCTGTGCTGGTATACCAACGTCTCTCAACGAAACGGGAGCACCGACCTTCCTGAGCCAAGCTTTGAAAGCGTCTATACCTTTCAAGATCGCTTCTTCTCCCACGGCATCGATCGAGAAAACGTGCTTCGCGAACCTCTCGAACTGCTGTGGTTTTTGTTTATAGACGTATCTCATCCACGCGGGGAAAACGATCGCAAGTCCTGCACCGTGAGCAATGTCGTAGAGCGCGCTGAGAGAATGCTCTATCTTGTGACAGGACCAATCCCCACCTTTCCTACCTGCGGCGGTCAGACCGTTCAGGGCTATCGTCGCACACCAGGCGAAGTTCGCCCTCGCCTCGTAGTCTTGTGGATTGTCTATCAAAACTTCTGTGGACTTCATTATCGATCTGATAATGGACTCGCTGATCTGGTTCTGTATGTCCGAGTCTGAACCGTCGAAGTAGTACTCGAGCGTGTGTGCTATTGCGTCGACCGCACCATAGACGGTCTGCTCCTTCGGTAGAGAAAACTGTGCGGTGGGATCGATTATAGAAACTCGTGGATAAAGACACTTTGCACTGATCGCCCACTTTTCCTGGGTCTTTTCGTTGGTGACCACGGCGTTTCCGTTCATCTCAGTTCCAGTGGCAGATATGGTCAAAATTGCGAACACTGGCAAGGCATTGTTGATCTTATGCTTTCCGGCGAATGCGTCCCAAATGTCTCCTTCGTAGAGAACACCGGCTGCGATCGCTTTAGCTGAATCGATAACACTTCCACCACCGACGCCCAGAACAGC
This window contains:
- a CDS encoding iron-containing alcohol dehydrogenase codes for the protein MENFVFHNPTKLIFGKGTIPKIGEEIKSFGIKKVLMLYGGGSIKKNGVYDQVVESLKRNGIEWVEVSGVKPNPVLSKVHEAIEVCRKENVEAVLGVGGGSVIDSAKAIAAGVLYEGDIWDAFAGKHKINNALPVFAILTISATGTEMNGNAVVTNEKTQEKWAISAKCLYPRVSIIDPTAQFSLPKEQTVYGAVDAIAHTLEYYFDGSDSDIQNQISESIIRSIMKSTEVLIDNPQDYEARANFAWCATIALNGLTAAGRKGGDWSCHKIEHSLSALYDIAHGAGLAIVFPAWMRYVYKQKPQQFERFAKHVFSIDAVGEEAILKGIDAFKAWLRKVGAPVSLRDVGIPAQDIDRIVENVMKQGPSFGVLKKLGKEDVKQILLIASQ